The Brachyhypopomus gauderio isolate BG-103 chromosome 17, BGAUD_0.2, whole genome shotgun sequence genome includes a window with the following:
- the LOC143480248 gene encoding C-terminal-binding protein 2-like isoform X6: MALLDKHKVKRQRLDKICEVIRPQVMNGPVHPRPLVALLDGRDCTVEMPILKDLATVAFCDAQCTQEIHEKVLNEAVGGLIYHTITLAREDLEKFKALRILIRIGSGFDNIDIKAAGDLGIAVCNIPSATVEETADSALCHILNLYRRNTWLYQALRDGSRVQSVEQIREVASGAARIRGETLGLIGFGRSGQAVAVRAKPLGFSVIFYDPYVQDGLDRSLGVHRVFTLQDLLNQSDCVSLHCSLNEHNHHLINDFTIKQMRQGAFLVNTARGGLVDEKALAQALKEGRIRGAALDVHECEPFSYTQGPLKDVPNLICTPHAAWYSEQASLEMREAAATEMRRGLTGRIPDSLRNCVNKEYFVPIAHWGTAEQQLYPEVNGATYNRVTQPLLAISPGILQDKMYT, encoded by the exons ATGGCTTTACTGGACAAGCACAAAGTCAAGCGCCAACGGCTTGACAAAATCTGTGAAG TTATAAGGCCCCAGGTCATGAATGGGCCAGTGCATCCTCGGCCACTGGTGGCGCTGTTGGACGGGAGGGACTGCACCGTGGAAATGCCCATCCTCAAAGATCTGGCAACAGTGGCTTTTTGTGACGCTCAGTGCACACAGGAGATCCATGAAAAA GTCCTGAATGAAGCGGTGGGAGGTCTGATCTACCACACCATCACGCTGGCCAGAGAGGACCTGGAGAAGTTCAAAGCCCTGCGGATCCTCATCCGCATCGGAAGCGGCTTCGACAACATCGACATAAAAGCTGCAGGCGACCTGG GCATTGCAGTGTGTAATATCCCAAGTGCGACGGTGGAGGAGACGGCCGACTCCGCCCTCTGCCACATCCTCAACCTGTACCGGAGGAACACGTGGCTCTACCAGGCTCTCCGAGACGGCTCGCGTGTGCAGAGCGTGGAGCAGATCCGAGAGGTGGCGTCAGGAGCCGCCCGCATCCGGGGAGAGACACTCGGACTCATCGGCTTCG GCCGGTCGGGTCAGGCGGTGGCAGTGCGGGCCAAACCTCTTGGCTTCAGTGTGATCTTTTATGACCCGTACGTGCAGGACGGATTGGACCGCTCCCTGGGGGTCCACAGAGTGTTTACCTTGCAGGACCTGCTGAATCAAAGTGACTGCGTGTCCCTGCACTGCAGTCTCAACGAACACAACCACCACCTTATCAATGACTTCACCATCAAACAG ATGCGGCAGGGAGCGTTCCTGGTGAACACGGCGCGGGGCGGACTGGTGGATGAGAAGGCTCTGGCCCAGGCCCTGAAGGAGGGCCGGATACGAGGGGCCGCCCTGGACGTCCACGAGTGCGAGCCCTTCAG TTACACCCAGGGCCCCCTGAAGGACGTTCCTAACCTGATCTGCACACCCCACGCGGCCTGGTACAGTGAGCAGGCCTCTCTGGAGATGCGTGAAGCAGCTGCCACTGAGATGAGGAGGGGCCTCACAG GTCGTATTCCCGACAGCCTCAGAAACTGTGTCAACAAAGAATACTTTGTTCCCATTGCTCATTGGGGAACAGCAGAGCAACAGCTGTATCCGGAGGTCAATGGCGCCACCTACAA CAGAGTGACCCAACCGCTACTGGCCATATCTCCTGGCATCCTGCAAGACAAAATGTATACCTAA
- the LOC143480248 gene encoding C-terminal-binding protein 2-like isoform X7: MALLDKHKVKRQRLDKICEVIRPQVMNGPVHPRPLVALLDGRDCTVEMPILKDLATVAFCDAQCTQEIHEKVLNEAVGGLIYHTITLAREDLEKFKALRILIRIGSGFDNIDIKAAGDLGIAVCNIPSATVEETADSALCHILNLYRRNTWLYQALRDGSRVQSVEQIREVASGAARIRGETLGLIGFGRSGQAVAVRAKPLGFSVIFYDPYVQDGLDRSLGVHRVFTLQDLLNQSDCVSLHCSLNEHNHHLINDFTIKQMRQGAFLVNTARGGLVDEKALAQALKEGRIRGAALDVHECEPFSYTQGPLKDVPNLICTPHAAWYSEQASLEMREAAATEMRRGLTGRIPDSLRNCVNKEYFVPIAHWGTAEQQLYPEVNGATYKVTQPLLAISPGILQDKMYT; the protein is encoded by the exons ATGGCTTTACTGGACAAGCACAAAGTCAAGCGCCAACGGCTTGACAAAATCTGTGAAG TTATAAGGCCCCAGGTCATGAATGGGCCAGTGCATCCTCGGCCACTGGTGGCGCTGTTGGACGGGAGGGACTGCACCGTGGAAATGCCCATCCTCAAAGATCTGGCAACAGTGGCTTTTTGTGACGCTCAGTGCACACAGGAGATCCATGAAAAA GTCCTGAATGAAGCGGTGGGAGGTCTGATCTACCACACCATCACGCTGGCCAGAGAGGACCTGGAGAAGTTCAAAGCCCTGCGGATCCTCATCCGCATCGGAAGCGGCTTCGACAACATCGACATAAAAGCTGCAGGCGACCTGG GCATTGCAGTGTGTAATATCCCAAGTGCGACGGTGGAGGAGACGGCCGACTCCGCCCTCTGCCACATCCTCAACCTGTACCGGAGGAACACGTGGCTCTACCAGGCTCTCCGAGACGGCTCGCGTGTGCAGAGCGTGGAGCAGATCCGAGAGGTGGCGTCAGGAGCCGCCCGCATCCGGGGAGAGACACTCGGACTCATCGGCTTCG GCCGGTCGGGTCAGGCGGTGGCAGTGCGGGCCAAACCTCTTGGCTTCAGTGTGATCTTTTATGACCCGTACGTGCAGGACGGATTGGACCGCTCCCTGGGGGTCCACAGAGTGTTTACCTTGCAGGACCTGCTGAATCAAAGTGACTGCGTGTCCCTGCACTGCAGTCTCAACGAACACAACCACCACCTTATCAATGACTTCACCATCAAACAG ATGCGGCAGGGAGCGTTCCTGGTGAACACGGCGCGGGGCGGACTGGTGGATGAGAAGGCTCTGGCCCAGGCCCTGAAGGAGGGCCGGATACGAGGGGCCGCCCTGGACGTCCACGAGTGCGAGCCCTTCAG TTACACCCAGGGCCCCCTGAAGGACGTTCCTAACCTGATCTGCACACCCCACGCGGCCTGGTACAGTGAGCAGGCCTCTCTGGAGATGCGTGAAGCAGCTGCCACTGAGATGAGGAGGGGCCTCACAG GTCGTATTCCCGACAGCCTCAGAAACTGTGTCAACAAAGAATACTTTGTTCCCATTGCTCATTGGGGAACAGCAGAGCAACAGCTGTATCCGGAGGTCAATGGCGCCACCTACAA AGTGACCCAACCGCTACTGGCCATATCTCCTGGCATCCTGCAAGACAAAATGTATACCTAA
- the LOC143480248 gene encoding uncharacterized protein LOC143480248 isoform X3, producing the protein MLVSSNQLPISRSQSWEMPGRNEAHWENSENALELQSRPSGRQNSSSHGGHPAGGWFDPPPGTRPPDVDTQREPFTQESLYNQNNLDRSGSHNMRKSSVPELNGHYNRPPLAHRVSLPPAPVDYYQHEPTMVPRPPDGYYHEEEHHPINRLNSHYGVMGGPRPPWEHNQGVRSGPAGSSPSPAPPPTTHQMTRIYRQPSLPGPRPITPASKMIPDGQRVPSRAHSPALYGMEATSPHYGCELPPAVAGQPAYADINGRQMDTNQPASTCILLDPSSQGVESTTQGMVIRQECSSPYTIQQQQQQHVQQPPQQVQPVQQVQPVQQTQQHMQPAQPQQHMQPLQHMQNMQPVQPLQHMQPLQHMQPLQHMQPVQQVQHIPPMQLVQHIPPLQLVQHIPPMQHMHPVHHLQHLPSVQQAQQMQPAPVPPLQAVIPSNPVYYLNPPLAAPVPATTPNMAVTPAQLPSHLLTQTVIPIPSPMVPQAPAPVDPKKTVDPEFLAVLRSEGLSESTITSLIEQGFDSTAMLAVMEENDVHSVAPNLGQARVLSRVAQSCKRLSDSAPATLLCPTAPVRGRSNSFSHRGDIYVQRAPAPNTGMDSQHMQGSSLIMHTISPRVGEVIGRRPSSAPSQQFLETANGYPGARPPGAFTASVSIQPRAVYTYTPQANFPMTSTSQQVTLPSHIPGMASQSPGLLQQMQALPAPIHGVPQQTSVVAAGPQAMTVPTVPPQQAAKAYSTNYTVPIELMKRERSLVPMPLMPSPHLSPQSRRKAGAVPHEGVLTPAGSGHASSTASQKLIRRTGPPVIISAMASPDTIIRPQVMNGPVHPRPLVALLDGRDCTVEMPILKDLATVAFCDAQCTQEIHEKVLNEAVGGLIYHTITLAREDLEKFKALRILIRIGSGFDNIDIKAAGDLGIAVCNIPSATVEETADSALCHILNLYRRNTWLYQALRDGSRVQSVEQIREVASGAARIRGETLGLIGFGRSGQAVAVRAKPLGFSVIFYDPYVQDGLDRSLGVHRVFTLQDLLNQSDCVSLHCSLNEHNHHLINDFTIKQMRQGAFLVNTARGGLVDEKALAQALKEGRIRGAALDVHECEPFSYTQGPLKDVPNLICTPHAAWYSEQASLEMREAAATEMRRGLTGRIPDSLRNCVNKEYFVPIAHWGTAEQQLYPEVNGATYKVTQPLLAISPGILQDKMYT; encoded by the exons ATGTTGGTCTCCAGCAATCAGTTGCCGATCAGCCGATCTCAGAGCTGGGAGATGCCAGGCAGGAATGAAGCTCATTGGGAAAATAGCGAGAACGCGTTGGAGCTGCAGTCCAGACCGAGCGGCCGTCAGAACTCCTCGTCTCACGGAGGACACCCAGCGGGAGGTTGGTTTGACCCACCCCCTGGCACACGTCCACCTGACGTGGACACACAACGGGAGCCATTTACCCAGGAATCACTTTACAACCAAAATAACCTGGATCGTTCAGGCTCACACAACATGAGGAAGAGCTCCGTTCCTGAACTGAACGGCCATTATAACCGGCCACCCCTGGCGCACCGCGTATCTCTCCCTCCGGCTCCAGTGGATTATTATCAACACGAGCCTACGATGGTCCCTAGGCCCCCTGATGGATATTATCATGAAGAGGAGCATCACCCCATCAATAGATTGAATTCTCACTATGGAGTGATGGGTGGTCCTCGACCCCCATGGGAACACAACCAAGGCGTGCGGTCCGGACCTGCCGGCTCCAGTCCTtccccagctcctcctccaaccACTCACCAAATGACCCGTATCTACAGGCAACCATCCCTCCCCGGCCCCAGACCCATCACCCCTGCGTCCAAAATGATCCCAGACGGTCAGCGAGTTCCAAGCCGGGCGCATTCTCCTGCCCTCTACGGCATGGAGGCCACCTCCCCTCACTACGGCTGCGAGCTGCCCCCGGCTGTGGCCGGACAGCCGGCATACGCTGACATCAACGGGAGGCAGATGGACACTAACCAGCCTGCGTCCACCTGCATTTTGCTGGATCCCAGTTCTCAGGGGGTGGAGTCCACTACCCAAGGTATGGTCATACGCCAGGAGTGCTCCTCACCATACACcatacagcagcagcagcagcagcacgtACAACAGCCTCCTCAGCAGGTGCAGCCGGTGCAGCAGGTGCAGCCCGTACAGCAAACTCAGCAGCACATGCAGCCGGCACAACCACAGCAGCACATGCAGCCGTTGCAGCACATGCAAAACATGCAGCCCGTTCAGCCTTTGCAACACATGCAGCCGTTGCAGCACATGCAGCCGTTGCAGCACATGCAGCCTGTTCAGCAGGTGCAGCACATTCCACCAATGCAACTGGTGCAGCACATTCCACCTTTGCAACTGGTGCAACACATTCCTCCCATGCAACACATGCACCCCGTGCATCACTTGCAACATTTGCCGTCTGTGCAGCAAGCGCAGCAAATGCAGCCTGCGCCAGTTCCGCCATTGCAAGCTGTGATCCCTTCTAATCCTGTGTACTACCTTAACCCTCCGCTGGCGGCCCCTGTGCCAGCGACCACTCCAAACATGGCTGTTACCCCGGCTCAGCTTCCTTCTCACCTGCTCACGCAAACTGTTATTCCCATTCCTTCACCAATGGTGCCGCAAGCCCCGGCTCCTGTGGACCCAAAGAAGACGGTAGACCCAGAGTTCTTGGCCGTGCTGCGCAGCGAAGGTCTGTCCGAGAGCACCATCACTTCCTTGATCGAGCAGGGCTTTGACTCCACCGCCATGCTGGCCGTCATGGAAGAGAACGACGTCCATTCGGTCGCGCCAAACCTCGGCCAGGCGCGTGTCCTGTCTCGCGTGGCGCAAAGCTGCAAACGTTTGTCTGATTCTGCTCCCGCCACCCTCCTGTGCCCTACGGCTCCCGTCCGAGGCCGATCCAACAGCTTCAGCCACCGTGGCGACATATATGTGCAACGGGCACCAGCACCGAACACAGGCATGGACTCTCAGCATATGCAGGGATCCTCCTTAATCATGCATACCATATCCCCCAGGGTCGGGGAGGTCATAGGTCGCAGGCCCAGCAGTGCCCCCTCTCAGCAGTTTCTGGAGACTGCTAATGGATATCCTGGAGCCAGACCCCCGGGGGCCTTCACCGCTTCCGTGTCCATCCAACCCCGTGCAGTGTACACCTACACTCCGCAGGCTAACTTCCCCATGACTTCCACATCTCAACAAGTGACCCTTCCATCGCATATACCAGGAATGGCGTCACAAAGCCCTGGCTTGCTACAGCAGATGCAGGCCCTGCCCGCACCCATCCACGGCGTGCCACAGCAGACGTCAGTGGTCGCCGCAGGGCCGCAGGCGATGACCGTTCCCACCGTACCTCCCCAACAAGCCGCCAAGGCGTACTCCACCAACTACACCGTGCCCATAGAGCTGATGAAAAGGGAACGGAGTCTGGTCCCCATGCCGCTCATGCCCAGTCCCCATCTAAGCCCGCAGAGTCGGAGGAAGGCTGGGGCGGTTCCTCACGAGGGCGTCCTGACGCCTGCAGGTTCAGGCCACGCTTCTAGCACAGCCAGTCAGAAGTTAATTCGACGCACCGGGCCTCCCGTCATCATCTCCGCTATGGCATCTCCCGACACAA TTATAAGGCCCCAGGTCATGAATGGGCCAGTGCATCCTCGGCCACTGGTGGCGCTGTTGGACGGGAGGGACTGCACCGTGGAAATGCCCATCCTCAAAGATCTGGCAACAGTGGCTTTTTGTGACGCTCAGTGCACACAGGAGATCCATGAAAAA GTCCTGAATGAAGCGGTGGGAGGTCTGATCTACCACACCATCACGCTGGCCAGAGAGGACCTGGAGAAGTTCAAAGCCCTGCGGATCCTCATCCGCATCGGAAGCGGCTTCGACAACATCGACATAAAAGCTGCAGGCGACCTGG GCATTGCAGTGTGTAATATCCCAAGTGCGACGGTGGAGGAGACGGCCGACTCCGCCCTCTGCCACATCCTCAACCTGTACCGGAGGAACACGTGGCTCTACCAGGCTCTCCGAGACGGCTCGCGTGTGCAGAGCGTGGAGCAGATCCGAGAGGTGGCGTCAGGAGCCGCCCGCATCCGGGGAGAGACACTCGGACTCATCGGCTTCG GCCGGTCGGGTCAGGCGGTGGCAGTGCGGGCCAAACCTCTTGGCTTCAGTGTGATCTTTTATGACCCGTACGTGCAGGACGGATTGGACCGCTCCCTGGGGGTCCACAGAGTGTTTACCTTGCAGGACCTGCTGAATCAAAGTGACTGCGTGTCCCTGCACTGCAGTCTCAACGAACACAACCACCACCTTATCAATGACTTCACCATCAAACAG ATGCGGCAGGGAGCGTTCCTGGTGAACACGGCGCGGGGCGGACTGGTGGATGAGAAGGCTCTGGCCCAGGCCCTGAAGGAGGGCCGGATACGAGGGGCCGCCCTGGACGTCCACGAGTGCGAGCCCTTCAG TTACACCCAGGGCCCCCTGAAGGACGTTCCTAACCTGATCTGCACACCCCACGCGGCCTGGTACAGTGAGCAGGCCTCTCTGGAGATGCGTGAAGCAGCTGCCACTGAGATGAGGAGGGGCCTCACAG GTCGTATTCCCGACAGCCTCAGAAACTGTGTCAACAAAGAATACTTTGTTCCCATTGCTCATTGGGGAACAGCAGAGCAACAGCTGTATCCGGAGGTCAATGGCGCCACCTACAA AGTGACCCAACCGCTACTGGCCATATCTCCTGGCATCCTGCAAGACAAAATGTATACCTAA